GTTGTATTTGCTTTTTGCTTTTACCTTAAGGCTTTTACCCCGCAACAAAGAACCAGGGACTTCCAACCTGAAACATGTAACCTGTAACAAAAAGTATGGCTCATATAGAACCAACAGATCCGAACGGATACAAACCCAACCAGGAGATCTTCTCGGAAGTGCTCCAGGAATTAGCAGCAAATGACAGGGACATCATTGCGGTGACCAGCGACTCCCGTGGATCGGGCAAACTGGTTCCCTTTGGCAAAAAATTCCCTGAGCAGATTGTTGAAGTAGGTATTGCCGAACAAAACCTGGTAGGCGTAGCCGCTGGTTTGGCTGCTGCCGGTAAAAAAGTATTTGCAGTTTCTCCCGCCTGCTTTTTAACCGCGCGGGCGCTGGAGCAGATCAAGAACGATGTGGCGTATAGCGACAATCCCGTTACGGTAGTAGGCATCAGCGCCGGCGTAAGTTATGGCGCGCTCGGTTCTACCCACCACAGTCTGCACGACTTTGCCGCGCTCCGCTGCATCAACAACATTACCGTTGTAGTGCCCGCCGATAATTTTGAAACGGCCCAGGCTACGGCGCTGGCGGCAAAAACCAACAGTCCGGTGTACCTGCGTTTTGGCAAAAAGGTAATGAACAGCCTGAAGGAAGTGAACGACGATACCTTCGCCTTTGGCAAGGGCCGCGTGATCACCGAAGGGAACGATGCCGCTGTTATTGCTTGTGGTGAAACGGTATATCCTGCTGTACAGGCGGCAAAGCTGCTGGCCGAACGGGGTATTAACGTTACCGTGGTAAGTATGCATACCATCAAGCCGCTGGATACCGATCTGCTGGCGAAGCTGGCTGCTAAATGCAAAGCCATTGTTACCGTGGAAGAACACAGTGTGTACGGCGGATTGGGTGAAGCCTGTGCATCTTACCTGATGCAGCATGGTTTGCACAAGCCATTCCGCATTATTGGTATTCCCGATGAATATACGGTGACCGGTTCACAACAGGATATTTTCAATCACTATCAGCTTACCAAAGAAGGGATAGCTGATGTGGTGAAAGAATTAATATGACCTGTCAGGTGGACGGCATTGGCTTGAAATTTCAGCATGCATAAGTCCACCTGACAGGTCTGCCAAAAACATTTCCATATGAAGCGTAGCTTGCCGATATTGATAACATTGCTTGGTCTGCTGCTGGGGTTTACCCGGTGTAAACAACAAAAGACCACAACCGGGAAAAAGAAAATAGCCGTTGTGGTATCAACGCTCAATAATCCCTGGTTTGTTTTCCTGGCCGAAACCGCGGCCGCCAAAGCCACGGCCCTTGGCTACGATGCCAAGATCTTCGATTCGCAGAATAACACCAGTACCGAAGGCGATAACTTCGACAACATTATTGTAGCCGGTTATGATGCCATTCTCTTTAACTCAACCGATGCCAATGGCTCGGTGGCCAATGTAATGAAAGCAAAGGCGGCAAAAATTCCGGTGTTTTGTATGGACCGTGAGATCAATGCCACCAATGCCGCTACCTCGCAAATCCTCTCCGACAGTTACTCCGGCGCCGTTGCCATAGGAGTAGACTTTACCAGACAATTGAATAAGAAAGGCAACTATGTGGAGCTGCTTGGCCTGGTTGGTGATAACAACACGTGGGCGCGCTCAAAAGGTTTTCACAGCGTTACCGATAATTACCCGGGTTTAAAAATGGTGGCCCAGCAAAGCGCCGACTTCGATCGCAATAAAGCCATGGAAGTAATGGAAAGCATTCTGCAGGCGCATCCCGATATCGACGCCGTGTTCTGCGGCAACGATGGCATGGCCATGGGCGCCTATCAGGCACTGGTAGCCGCCGGCAAAGCCCTCAAAGTAAAAGTGTTTGGCTTTGATGGCGCAGAAGACGTGATTACCGCCATTAAAGAAAATAAGGTGTATGGCACCGGCATGCAGTTTCCCAAAGTAATGGCGGAAACCGCCGCGCAGTTTGCCGATGAATACATTAAGGGCAGAAGGGATTTTCCCCAGAAGATCCCGGTAGCGGTAGAACTGGTGACACCCAAAAATATCAACGATTATATTGCCTACGGAAAAAAATAAAGTATGGCCAGGAAAATTATAAAATACGGGTTGCTTACGCTTATTGTATGTTTGGTTGCCTATAAATCTGTGTTCATCGCAAAACTCAGCGAACTGCAGTCGGTAGAACCCAAAGCTTTTGATGCCCCTGCGTATGTGGCAAAGCTATGGGATGGCAGGCTACCCGCCCGCCTCGACAGCGCCATCTCCCTCGATGCCTTGCAAACAGCTATGAAGTCAAATGCCGGCGCTGCTTTCGATACGTATTTCAATTCCATGAGCATTGGTAACATCCGCTATGGCCTGGTGAAATTAACCGGTAAAGTAACGGCGGTGAATGACGATGATGTAACCGTGGTAACCGGTAACAGCAATGAACCGCTCACTGTGAAGATTGCTACCGAATACGTATATGGCAATGCGATCAGGGATGCCTCCCGCCTGGTTGACATCAAGGATTTTGTAAACACCCAGGACCTGAATGGTATATCTGAAGAACTGAATAAAAGGATAAGGAATGTAGTGCTGCCGCCTTTTAAATCGAAAGTGAAGAAGGATGATGCTATTGCCTGTGTAGGTGCTATAGAGTTGAATGAAGCGCATTATTCGCTCAATGATCTGGAAATTATACCTGTTCAATGTAAAATCATTCAACAATAACCATGTTGATTGCACAAAACATAACGAAAAAGTTTGCCGGGGTTACCGCCCTCAATAACGTGAACCTGGAGTTGCATCCCGGTAAGGTGAATGCAATAATAGGGGAGAATGGCGCCGGTAAGAGTACCCTCATGAAAGTGTTGTCGGGCGTGTACGTTGATTATGAAGGGAGCATTATTTACAACAACGAGCCGTTAAAACTCACCGGCACCAAAGATGCAGAAGCAAAAGGCATAGTGATCATTCACCAGGAGCTGAACCTGGTGCCGGGCCTCAGCATCACCGAAAATATCTTCCTGGGCCGTGAGCGTTGCAATGCCGTAGGCATACTGGATAAAAAAGCAATGGCGCGCGAAACCCGCACGCTGCTGGAAAAAGTAAAACTGGATGCCGATCCCGGTCAGCTGGTAGGCTCCTTAAAAGTTGGTCAGCAGCAATTGGTAGAGATCGCCAAAGCCCTGCATACAAAGGCCAATGTGATCATTATGGATGAGCCTACGTCGGCCATCAGTGATAAAGAGGCAGACAACCTGTTTGTGATCATCAACGAACTGCGCAGCGAAGGCAAAACCATCGTTTATATTTCACATAAACTGAAAGAATTGTTTACCATAGCTGACCGGTTTGTGGTGATGCGCGATGGCTGTTCGGTAGATAGCGGGTTAATGGCCGAAATGACGCAGGATGAACTGATCCGTAGAATGACGGGCCGTGCAGTGAACGGGACCACCAACCATCCCACGCAAACATTTACCGAACCGGTGTTGCAGGTGCGTGACATCAATCTGAAAAGCGCCTCCCGCCTTAAAAACAATGTGCTCACAGATATTACCTTCACCCTGCACAAAGGCGAGATCGTTGGATTGTATGGATTGATGGGCGCCGGCCGCACGGAGTTGATGGAGACCTTGTTTGGCATGCATCCCAAAAGGGCCACCGGTAACATCTTCGTCAATGAAAAAAGAGTACAGATCCAATCGCCCATCCAGGCCATTCAACAGGGAATTGCCCTGGTGCCGGAAGACAGAAAAGCACATGGCCTGATCCTGGACCAAAAGATAAAAACGAATATCAGCATTACGGTGCTGGACACGCTGGAAAAATGGGGGATCGTACTTCGTAATAAAAAAGAAACCGAGTTATCGAAAGACTATATTCAACAGCTGGGTATTAAAACCCATTCTGAAAACAACCTGGCCGGTAACCTGAGCGGAGGCAATCAGCAAAAGATCGTGCTGGCCAAATGGCTGGCTACCAATCCCAGCATTTTGTTGTTGGATGAACCTACGCGGGGTATCGACATCAATGCCCGGTTCGAGATCTACAACCTGATGAAGAAACTGGCATCGGCCGGCATGGCCATTCTGCTGGTATCGTCGGAACTGCCGGAGATCCTCATTGCTTCGCACCGCGTGCTGGTAATGGCAGAAGGAAGGCTCACTGCCAATATTCCCATTGCCGAAGCCACCGAAAGCAATATTCTGAAACATGCCATACAACATAATATTACTGCCTGATGACTGCGATTCAAAGAAATAATACGATAAACCTTTCCCGGTTGCAATCCCTGATCGCGCTGGTTGTGCTGTGTACCATCATTGCCATCTTAAGCGATAAGTTCCTTACCATGGACAATGGCTGGAATGTGTTAAGGCAGATAGCAGTGAATATTTGCATATCCGTGGGCATGACCCTGATTGTTTTAACAGCAGGCATCGATTTGTCTGTAGGATCTATACTGGCCTTGTGTGGCGCTGTCACCGCCGGATTATTAAAGAACGGGATCAAGCTGCCATCGGCCGATCTTTTTGTTGGTTTTACACTTTTAGGAGCCTTGCTGGGGGGCATCATTGTGGGCTCCCTGCTTGGCTGGTTCAATGGATTTGTAATTACGAAATTCAAAGTGCCGCCGTTTGTAGGCACCCTGGCCATGCTCACCATTGCACGCGGGCTGACCATGTTGTGGACGCAGGGCCATCCCATCAGTAACCTGGGGGCGCCGTTTGCCACTATCGGTACCGGCTGGCTGCTGGGTATTCCCGTACCGGTTTGGATAGCAGGTGTGGTGGTATTGCTGGCGGTATTTATTACCAGACAAACAAGGCTGGGCCGCTATATTTATGCCATTGGTGGTAATGAAAATGCGGCCATCTTATCGGGCATCAACATTAATAAAGTAAAACTTATTGTATACAGCATTGCCGGTGCATTGGCAGCAGTAGGTGGCATTATGGTCACCTCCCGGCTCGACTCGGCGCAACCCAATGCCGGTACCGGTTACGAACTGGATGCTATTGCAGCAGTCGTGATCGGTGGCACTTCTTTATCAGGAGGGAAGGGCAGCATTGGCGGTACCGTAATGGGCGCAGTGATCATCGGCGTATTGAATAACGGCCTCGTGTTGTTGAACGTATCACCCTTCTGGCAACAGGTAGTAAAAGGGGCTGTTATTTTAATTGCAGTTATAATTGACAAAGGCGGTAATAAGAAATAAGAACATGAGCAAACAACAGTATGTATTAGCTATTGACCAGGGAACCAGCAGTACCAAAACCATTATTTTTAATGAGCAGGGGAAAGTGGTGGCGCGTGGTCAGGAGCCTTTGCAAACGAATTATGGCGCCAATGGTTTTGTGGAGCAGGACCCCGAGGGTATTGTACAAAACGTGCTGGCATCGGTAAAACATTGCCTGGAAAATTTTGCCAGTCAGCAGTTGGATGTGTGGGCCATCAAAGCCATCGGCATCAGCAACCAGCGCGAAACATTTGTTGTATGGGATAAGAGCGGCAAACCATTGTATAACGCCGTGGTATGGCAATGTAAGCGGTCGGTAGAAATTTGTGAGCGGTTAAAACCATTGCCCATTGCCGATGATATCCGCACAAAAACCGGTTTACTGGTTGATCCCTATTTCTCGGGCACCAAACTGGTTTGGTTGTATGAAAATGTAGCCGAAGTAAAACAGGCCATCGATAAAGGGGAAGCTTATTTTGGCACCATCGATACCTGGTTGTTGTATAAATTCACGAACGGACAAAGCTATTACACCGATCATACAAACGCCTCCCGCACGTTGTTTTTCAACATCGCCACCCTCGATTGGGATGCCGATCTGTTGAAAGCATTCAACCTGCAAACCCTCAACCTGCCGCGTTGTGTGCCTGCTTCCTTTATGTTTGGTGAAACCAACCTGCTGGGCGTGCTGGAGAATGTCATTCCCATCACCGGGATGATCGGCGATTCACACGCAGCTGCCTTTGGCCAGGCCTGTCTTGAACCCGGTTCGGCCAAAGCCACGCTGGGCACAGGTTGTTCGGTAATGATGAACATCGGCGATAAACCCAAAGCCTCTTCTACCGGCATGGTGACCACCATTTGCTGGAGCACCGGGCAACAGGTTTGTTATGCGCTGGAAGGCGTGATCGTTACCTGCGGCGCTACCATTGAATGGTTGAAGAACGAATGGGAATTGTTTAACGACAGCCGCGATACTGAAGCCATGGCTATGGCCATCGAAGATAACCAGGGCGTATACCTGATACCTGCGTTCAGCGGTTTGGGCGCTCCCTATTGGGAAATGAACCGCAAGGCCAGCATTCATGGCCTCACCTTTGCCACTACCAAAAATCATTTGGTGCGTGCTGCCCTGGAAACTATTCCCTACCAGATAAAAGACGTTATTGGCGCCATGGAAACCGATGCCGGCTTATTATTAAACCAGTTAATGGTTGATGGCGGTATTACCGGTAATCGTTTTGTAGTACAGTTCCTGGCCAACCAGCTAAACCGTAAGGTTGTTATCAGCGGTTTTCCTGAAGTCTCCGCCCTGGGCGCGGCATATATGGCGGGGTTGAAAGCAGGGGTGTATACAGGGTTGCAGCAATTACAGCAGTTGAAGGTTATTAAAGATACATTGGTTCCTGCAGATGTGGAGAGGAATAAAGTGTGGTATCAAGGTTGGAAAAAAGCTATTGGTTCTTAGGGGAAGACCTGTCAGGTGGACAGCGTTAGCTTGAATTTTCAGCGTGCTGAAGTCCACCTGACAGGTCTCTCCCTCTCCCTTTTATTTAGCAAAGTAGTTCCTCAACTCACCGCTATTCTCCCCATAATTCCAACGCACCTGATCCGCCTTCCCATCCCCATTCACATCATTGAAATAGAAGTACGTGTTCTCGCTTTGAGAAGTGCCGCGTAAGGTATAAACAGGGCCGTTAAAGGCGCCGGATTCGGAATAATATACTTTCAGATAGCCGTAATAGTTACCCGGGTTCCAGTATACCTTATCGGCAAAGCCATCACCGTTTATATCGGCAAAATAGAAGCGGGTGTTTGATAAACCGCTGGTAGCAGAATTGCTGAAGGAGGAATTCGCCGTAAAGGTGCCATCGCCATCAGCAATGTATACCATTGTTTTGCCAGCGTTCAGATCAGGATGCCAGTAAATTTCATCCGCTTTGCCATCGCCATTCACATCGGCATACCAGAATTGTGTACCGGCAGTAGTGCTGGCGCCCTCAGCGCCTGATACAACGGTACCGCTAAAGCTGCCACCGGAAGTAGCTAAGTA
The Niastella koreensis GR20-10 genome window above contains:
- a CDS encoding sugar ABC transporter ATP-binding protein — encoded protein: MLIAQNITKKFAGVTALNNVNLELHPGKVNAIIGENGAGKSTLMKVLSGVYVDYEGSIIYNNEPLKLTGTKDAEAKGIVIIHQELNLVPGLSITENIFLGRERCNAVGILDKKAMARETRTLLEKVKLDADPGQLVGSLKVGQQQLVEIAKALHTKANVIIMDEPTSAISDKEADNLFVIINELRSEGKTIVYISHKLKELFTIADRFVVMRDGCSVDSGLMAEMTQDELIRRMTGRAVNGTTNHPTQTFTEPVLQVRDINLKSASRLKNNVLTDITFTLHKGEIVGLYGLMGAGRTELMETLFGMHPKRATGNIFVNEKRVQIQSPIQAIQQGIALVPEDRKAHGLILDQKIKTNISITVLDTLEKWGIVLRNKKETELSKDYIQQLGIKTHSENNLAGNLSGGNQQKIVLAKWLATNPSILLLDEPTRGIDINARFEIYNLMKKLASAGMAILLVSSELPEILIASHRVLVMAEGRLTANIPIAEATESNILKHAIQHNITA
- a CDS encoding ABC transporter permease, producing the protein MTAIQRNNTINLSRLQSLIALVVLCTIIAILSDKFLTMDNGWNVLRQIAVNICISVGMTLIVLTAGIDLSVGSILALCGAVTAGLLKNGIKLPSADLFVGFTLLGALLGGIIVGSLLGWFNGFVITKFKVPPFVGTLAMLTIARGLTMLWTQGHPISNLGAPFATIGTGWLLGIPVPVWIAGVVVLLAVFITRQTRLGRYIYAIGGNENAAILSGININKVKLIVYSIAGALAAVGGIMVTSRLDSAQPNAGTGYELDAIAAVVIGGTSLSGGKGSIGGTVMGAVIIGVLNNGLVLLNVSPFWQQVVKGAVILIAVIIDKGGNKK
- a CDS encoding DUF2291 domain-containing protein; its protein translation is MARKIIKYGLLTLIVCLVAYKSVFIAKLSELQSVEPKAFDAPAYVAKLWDGRLPARLDSAISLDALQTAMKSNAGAAFDTYFNSMSIGNIRYGLVKLTGKVTAVNDDDVTVVTGNSNEPLTVKIATEYVYGNAIRDASRLVDIKDFVNTQDLNGISEELNKRIRNVVLPPFKSKVKKDDAIACVGAIELNEAHYSLNDLEIIPVQCKIIQQ
- a CDS encoding transketolase family protein, which encodes MAHIEPTDPNGYKPNQEIFSEVLQELAANDRDIIAVTSDSRGSGKLVPFGKKFPEQIVEVGIAEQNLVGVAAGLAAAGKKVFAVSPACFLTARALEQIKNDVAYSDNPVTVVGISAGVSYGALGSTHHSLHDFAALRCINNITVVVPADNFETAQATALAAKTNSPVYLRFGKKVMNSLKEVNDDTFAFGKGRVITEGNDAAVIACGETVYPAVQAAKLLAERGINVTVVSMHTIKPLDTDLLAKLAAKCKAIVTVEEHSVYGGLGEACASYLMQHGLHKPFRIIGIPDEYTVTGSQQDIFNHYQLTKEGIADVVKELI
- a CDS encoding D-ribose ABC transporter substrate-binding protein translates to MKRSLPILITLLGLLLGFTRCKQQKTTTGKKKIAVVVSTLNNPWFVFLAETAAAKATALGYDAKIFDSQNNTSTEGDNFDNIIVAGYDAILFNSTDANGSVANVMKAKAAKIPVFCMDREINATNAATSQILSDSYSGAVAIGVDFTRQLNKKGNYVELLGLVGDNNTWARSKGFHSVTDNYPGLKMVAQQSADFDRNKAMEVMESILQAHPDIDAVFCGNDGMAMGAYQALVAAGKALKVKVFGFDGAEDVITAIKENKVYGTGMQFPKVMAETAAQFADEYIKGRRDFPQKIPVAVELVTPKNINDYIAYGKK
- a CDS encoding FGGY family carbohydrate kinase, whose protein sequence is MSKQQYVLAIDQGTSSTKTIIFNEQGKVVARGQEPLQTNYGANGFVEQDPEGIVQNVLASVKHCLENFASQQLDVWAIKAIGISNQRETFVVWDKSGKPLYNAVVWQCKRSVEICERLKPLPIADDIRTKTGLLVDPYFSGTKLVWLYENVAEVKQAIDKGEAYFGTIDTWLLYKFTNGQSYYTDHTNASRTLFFNIATLDWDADLLKAFNLQTLNLPRCVPASFMFGETNLLGVLENVIPITGMIGDSHAAAFGQACLEPGSAKATLGTGCSVMMNIGDKPKASSTGMVTTICWSTGQQVCYALEGVIVTCGATIEWLKNEWELFNDSRDTEAMAMAIEDNQGVYLIPAFSGLGAPYWEMNRKASIHGLTFATTKNHLVRAALETIPYQIKDVIGAMETDAGLLLNQLMVDGGITGNRFVVQFLANQLNRKVVISGFPEVSALGAAYMAGLKAGVYTGLQQLQQLKVIKDTLVPADVERNKVWYQGWKKAIGS